From the bacterium genome, the window TGGCCACCCCGCGCCCGACGTGTTCGGCGACATCCAGATTACGACCATACTCCTGCTGTGTAAAGAACCGACAAAGACCGTCGGGGAGACAGGCCGAGCGCCTCGGCCGCGCGGTCGGCGATGGAGAGGTTCGACACACGCCGCCTTGAGCGGGCTCAAGCGCTCGAGACCGCCTGCCTATGAACTGCGGGGCGTGTGCGTGTCCCGCCCCCGCGGGGACCAAAGCGCTCGGATGATCTCCAGGGCGACGTGAAGCGGCACCGGGCGTCCCGCGACCACGCGCTCCCTCGCGTCCCGGAGGCTGGCCCGCAGCGCGGTTGTGTCGTCGGCGATCGCCTCCCGCAGCTCGGCTAACCGATTCTCAGAAGCTCGCTCCAAAGCCACCGCAGATCTCCCCGAAGTGCGTCCATCACGGCCGCGAACCGGCGGGCCCGGGTCCGAACGCGCCACGCCCCGACGACCCCCAGCGCCGCGATCAGGACCGTGCTCGCACCGAGCACGACCAGCGCCGCAGCCCATGGCGTCAAGACCAACGACAGCGCCAGCACGGCCGACGTCAACAACAACCCCACCGCGAAGACCGACATGAACGCCGCGACGACGATGAAGACGGCGCTGATCAGGAGCTCGCGCGCGAGCTGCCGCAGTTCTTGGCCGCTCAGAAGCAGGTGCAGCCGCAGCAACTCCGCCACGTGGGAGACGAGGCGCAGCACCAGCGTCCCCGCCGCCTCCGCGGGCCCGGCCCGCCGACGCTCGTCACCCAGGGTATCAGGTTCCTCTCCACTCATCGAGCCAGGCCCCCCCTTCCCCGGCGTCACGCACGCGGTCCGTCATCCCCGCGGCCCTGCTCCGGGCCCGGGCCGCCCCGGCTCCCGCTCGGGGCCACGCCCGCCGCACGCGCAGTGTCTCGCCCGCAGCGCCCGACTCACCCAGAACACACCCCAGGCGGCGAGCGCCATCCCCACAAGGGCGAGCCGGGTTGCGTCGACGATCGGCACGACGTTGATCGCCGTGTCCGTGACCTCAACGACGGCCAAGGGTTTCACGGAGACGCCTCCACCGCCCCCGCCGCCCTCGCCGACCATCCCGTCATCGCCCTCGGGCCGCTTGCGCCCATGTCCCATCCCCATGCCGAATGCGTAGCAGACGCGCGCGACGGGAACGATCGTGCGGCCGCGAAGCTCAACCGGGTCCCCGAACACCGTCCGGGTCCCCGCCCTGTCGTGTAGCTCCTTGATGCGATCGGCGAGCCTGTCGATCATCATCGAGCCTCCCTCCACCCGATCACGGACGGTCGCAGTCACCCCATCGACCAACTTCGCTCGTCCCCACCGTAGCCGGAGGGCCGGTTGAGCGTCTATCGGGCCGAGGTCCGATTCCGCGAACGGGGCCGCGGAGCGATCATGCGGGCATTCGACAGTCTCTGCCGGCGTTCCTTAAAAGGGACCCGTGTCCGCGCCCAGAGGCGGAGCGGGTCCAGGTACGAGCCGCACGCCCGTCCCGACGTTCGCCTGTACGATCATCGAGGATCGCGGCCGCGAGGCGGGACCGCGTGCACGAGGAGACGACCGGTGACCCAGGCCATTCGCAACATCGCCATCATCGCCCACGTCGACCACGGCAAGACGACGTTGGTCGACGCCATGCTCCGCCAGAGCGGGACGTTCCGCGCGAACGAAACCGTGGTGGAGCGCGTCATGGATTCGAACGAACTCGAGCGCGAGCGCGGGATCACGATCCTGGCCAAGAACACCGCGATCTTCTACCATGACATCAAGATCAACATCGTGGACACGCCCGGTCACAGCGACTTCGGCGGCGAGGTGGAGCGGGCCCTCAAGATGGTGGACGGCGTGATGTTGCTCGTAGACGCCAGCGAGGGCCCCCTACCGCAGACGCGGTACGTGCTGAGCAAAGCCCTGGAAGCCGGCCTGCCGCCGATCGTGGTCATCAACAAGATCGACCGGACCGATGCACGGCCGCAGCAAGTCTTGAACGAAGTCTACGACCTGTTCATCGATCTGGACGCCAAAGAGCCACAGCTCGATTTTCCCGTGCTCTACACGAACGCCAAGACCGGCGCCGCGTCGACCGACATCGCCCAGGCGGGGGTGGATCTGCGCCCCTTGTTCGAAGCGATCGTCGCAACGGTTCCGCCTCCCGGCGGGGACGCCGCGGCGCGCCTGCAGATCCTGGTGGCCAACCTCGACTACAGCGATTATCTCGGGCGCATCGCCATCGCGCGCGTGTTCAACGGCACGCTCAAGACCGGCGAGACGGTGGGCATCGCGAAGACGGATGGGGCGCTCCCCAGGACGCGCATCACGAAGCTGTTCTCGTTCAGCGGCCTCAAGCGGACGGAAGTCGCGTCGACCGAACTGGGCGACATCATCGCGGTCGCAGGCGTTGAGGGCATTGCCATCGGCGATACCATTACCGACGCGGAAACGCCCTCACCCCTGCCGCGCATCGCGATCGATGAGCCGACCATCGCGATGCAGTTCACCGTCAACTCCTCGCCGCTCGCAGGGCGCGAGGGCACGTATGTCACCTCGCGGAACCTGCGCGAACGCTTGGAGAAAGAACTCCTCACCAACGTCTCCTTGCGAATGGAGGAGACCGACAACACCGACACCTTCAAGATCATGGGCAGGGGTGAGCTGCAGCTCGCCATCCTCATCGAAATGATGCGGCGGGAAGGCTACGAGCTGATGGTCGGCAAGCCGGAGATCGTGACCAAGACGGTCGACGGCGTGCTGATGGAACCGATGGAACGGCTGACGATCGACGTGCCGGAACGCTTCGTCGGGGTGGTCGTGGAGAAACTGGGCGGCCGCAAGGGACAGATGACCAACATGCACAACCACGGCTACGGACGGGCGCGTCTGGAGTTCCGGCTGCCCAGCCGCGGGCTGATCGGCCTCCGCAGCGAACTGCTCACCGACACGCGCGGCACCATCGTCATGAATTCGCTCTTCGACGGGCACACGAAGTGGATGGGCGAGATCCCCCGTCGTCTGACCGGCGCGCTGGTAGCGGACCGGCCCGGCGTCACGACCTCCTACGCCCTCTACAACCTCCAGGAACGCGGGGAACTGTTTGTCGGGCCGGGGGTCGACGTCTACGAAGGCATGGTCATCGGCGAAAATTCGCGCGACAACGATCTCGACGTCAACGTCGTGCGCGAAAAGAAGCTCACCAACATGCGGGCGTCCACCGCGGAGGACGCGATCCGGCTCGTCCCGTTTCGGGCGTTGAACCTGGAACAGGCGATCGAGTTCATCGCCGACGACGAGTTCGTGGAGATCACGCCGCAGTCGCTGCGGCTGAGGAAGAAAATCCTACCGCAAAAC encodes:
- a CDS encoding phage holin family protein; this encodes MSGEEPDTLGDERRRAGPAEAAGTLVLRLVSHVAELLRLHLLLSGQELRQLARELLISAVFIVVAAFMSVFAVGLLLTSAVLALSLVLTPWAAALVVLGASTVLIAALGVVGAWRVRTRARRFAAVMDALRGDLRWLWSELLRIG
- the typA gene encoding translational GTPase TypA, translating into MTQAIRNIAIIAHVDHGKTTLVDAMLRQSGTFRANETVVERVMDSNELERERGITILAKNTAIFYHDIKINIVDTPGHSDFGGEVERALKMVDGVMLLVDASEGPLPQTRYVLSKALEAGLPPIVVINKIDRTDARPQQVLNEVYDLFIDLDAKEPQLDFPVLYTNAKTGAASTDIAQAGVDLRPLFEAIVATVPPPGGDAAARLQILVANLDYSDYLGRIAIARVFNGTLKTGETVGIAKTDGALPRTRITKLFSFSGLKRTEVASTELGDIIAVAGVEGIAIGDTITDAETPSPLPRIAIDEPTIAMQFTVNSSPLAGREGTYVTSRNLRERLEKELLTNVSLRMEETDNTDTFKIMGRGELQLAILIEMMRREGYELMVGKPEIVTKTVDGVLMEPMERLTIDVPERFVGVVVEKLGGRKGQMTNMHNHGYGRARLEFRLPSRGLIGLRSELLTDTRGTIVMNSLFDGHTKWMGEIPRRLTGALVADRPGVTTSYALYNLQERGELFVGPGVDVYEGMVIGENSRDNDLDVNVVREKKLTNMRASTAEDAIRLVPFRALNLEQAIEFIADDEFVEITPQSLRLRKKILPQNRRPKRNAVPVGARKAE
- a CDS encoding spore germination protein GerW family protein, with protein sequence MMIDRLADRIKELHDRAGTRTVFGDPVELRGRTIVPVARVCYAFGMGMGHGRKRPEGDDGMVGEGGGGGGGVSVKPLAVVEVTDTAINVVPIVDATRLALVGMALAAWGVFWVSRALRARHCACGGRGPEREPGRPGPGAGPRG